Within the Streptomyces sp. YIM 121038 genome, the region CGAGAGCTCGGTGGTGTCGACCTCGACGGCGTCGTCGGCCTTGGCGAGCGGCGACGTCTTGCGGCTGGAGTCGGCGGCGTCGCGCTTGATCAGGGCCTCGCGGGTGGCGTTCACGTCGGCGCCCTTGAGCTCGCCGGAGCGGCGGGCGGCACGGGCCTCCGGGGACGCCGTGAGGAAGATCTTCAGGTCGGCGTCCGGGAGGACGGTGGTGCCGATGTCCCGGCCCTCGACGACGATGCCCTTCGCCGCGCCGAGGGCGATGGAGCGCTGCAGCTCGGTGATCCGGGTGCGCACGTCGGGGACGGCGCTGACGGCGCTGACCTTGGAGGTGACCTCCTGCGTGCGGATCGGGCCCGCCACGTCCGTGCCGTCGACCGTGATCGTCGGGGCGGCCGGGTCCGTGCCGGAGACGATCTCGGGCTTGCCCGCCGCGGCGGCGATCGCGCCGGGGTCGGTGAGGTCGATGCCGTTGCTGACCATCCACCACGTGATCGCCCGGTACTGGGCGCCGGTGTCCAGGTAGCTCAGGCCGAGCTGCGCGGCGACGGCCTTGGACGTGCTGGACTTGCCCGTGCCGGACGGCCCGTCGATGGCGACGATCACGGTGCCTGCGGCAGCGCTGTTTTCCAGGGTTTCCACGGGCTGCGGGTGCCTTTCTCGGGGCGCGGGTCGGGTGGGGGACGCCTACGACGCCCCGCACAAGGTTACTGGCTCCCGCCCCGGCCCTCGCCTGGCCACCCGCCCGCCGCCGCTCCCGTGCGCGACGACCACCGCTCCCGCGCGCTACGGCCGCCGCTCCCGCGCGTCACGGCCGCAGCGACCAGCCCCGCTCCCGCAGCGCCGCGGCCAGCGGGGCCGCCGCCGCGGGCTCCACCATGAGCTGGACCAGACCGGCCTGCTGGCCGGTGGCGTGCTCGATGCGGACGTCCTCGACGTTGACCCCGGCGCGCTCGGCGTCGGCGAAGATGCGGGCCAACTGTCCGGGCTGGTCGTTGATGAGCACGGCCACGACCTCGTACGCGGACGGGGCGGAGCCGTGCTTGCCGGGCACCCGGGCCTGGCCCGCGTTGCCGCGCCGCAGCACGCCCGCGACCCCCGCGGCGCCCTCGTGCCGCTTGCCCTCGTCGGCCGAGGCCAGGCCCCGCAGCGCGGCGACGGTCTCCTGGAGGTCGGCGGCGACGTCGGCGAGCAGGTCGGCGACCGGCCCCGGGTTGGCGGAGAGGATGTCGATCCACATCCGCGGGTCGGACGCGGCGATGCGCGTGACGTCGCGGATGCCCTGGCCGCACAGCCGGACCGCCGACTCCTCGGCGTTCTCCAGGCGGGCCGCGACCATGCTGGAGACCAGGTGCGGCATGTGCGAGACGAGGGCGACGGCCCGGTCGTGGGCGTCGGCGTCCATGACGACGGGCACGGCCCGGCACTGGGCCACCAGCTCCAGGGCGAGGTTCAGCACCTCGGTGTCGGTGTCCCGGGTGGGCGTGAGCACCCAGGGGCGGCCCTCGAAGAGGTCGGCGGACGCGGCCAGGGGGCCGCTGCGCTCGCGCCCCGACATGGGGTGCGTGCCGATGTACGGCGTCAGGTCGAGGCCGAGCGACTCCAGCTCGCGGCGCGGGCCGCCCTTGACGCTCGCCACGTCCAGATAGCCGCGGGCGCGGCCGCGGCGCATGGCGTCGGCCAGGGTGGCGGCGACGTGCGCGGGCGGCACCGCGACCACGCACAGGTCGACGGGGCCCTCGGGCTCCGCCGCGGTCCCGGCGCCGAGCGCGGCGGCCGTGCGGGCCTGCTCGGTGTCGTGGTCGGCGAGGTGGACGGCGACGCCGCGGCGGGCCAGGGCCAGGGCGGCGGAGGTGCCGATCAGGCCGGTGCCGATGACGAGGGCTGTTCTCACTGGGCGATGTCCCCGTAGCTTCCGTGCGTTGCGCACATCGGGTCGAGATGTACGTACCGCACATCGGGTCTTGACGGACGTACAGCCTAGTCACCACCCGTGACGCGGCCGCGCGGCGCCCGCCTGCCGAGACGGTCGCCGCGCACCGGCCGCGTGCGGCCTCAGAGCTGCTGCTGCCTGATGATGTCCTCCAGGGAGCCGGTCGGCACCTGTCCGCTCGGGGTCAGCTTGTCGACGACCTGCGGCAGCTGCTGCGCGATCTCGTCGGCGGCCTGCTCGGGCGAGACCCCGGCGTCCTGGGCGACCTGCTGGAGCGTGTCGTCGGGCAGGGCCTCCTTGACCTGCGCGCCGGACACCGGCTGGTTCTCGCCGGAGCCGACCCACGACTGGGCCTGGTCGGCGAGCCCGGCCTTGGTCAGCCCGTCGAGGAGGCCGCCCAGCGGGTTGTTCCCGCCGCCGCCCTTGCTCATCAGCGCGCCGAGCAGGGCGCCGAGGATGTTGGCGCCGCCCCCGGACTGGCCCGTGCCCTGCTGGCCGCCGCCGAGGAGACCGCCCAGGAGGCCGCCCAGATCGTTACCCGCCATGGTCGTGCCTTTCGCTTCGATGGCCGGGCCCCGCCCTTGCGGGCCAAGGGCCCCGGACCCTGCCAATGTCACCCGGACCGCCGCGCCCCGCCACTCGGAGCGACCGGCGCGGAACCCCTCCGCATCACGAGCGCACAGCCCCCGTGCGCCCCTGGACGCCGGGGTGCGGTTCGGCTTGCATGGAAGGGCAGGCCGCGCGCCTCGGGGGGACGCATGAAGCGCTCAGGACCGTTGTTCACGCTGCTCGGGGGGCTGCTGCTCGCCCTGTTCATGCTGACGCTCAACGCGACCACGGGGTCGGGCAGTTCGTCGTACGGCGACTCCTCGTCCGGCGCGGCGAAGCCCGCAGCGCCGCCCGCCGCGAGCGCGAGCCCCTCGGCGAAGCCGTCCCCCTCGAAGAAGCCGTCCCCTGCGAAGAAGCCGCGGCCGCCCGCCGACGGCAAGTACACGGGCCGCACGGACGACGACACCGCCTCCGTGGCCATCACGCTGCGCGGCGGCAGGGCCACGGCGTACTTCTGCGACGGCAGGACCACGGAGTCCTGGCTGAAGGGCGACGTCGAGGACGACGGCTCGCTGCGCCTGACCGGCGAGGGCGGCGCGAAGCTCGACGGGCGCGTCAAGGGCGACACGGTCCGCGGCACGGTCGACGTCCGCGGCGGGCCCCGGCCCTTCACCGCCCCCCGGACGGAGAAGAAGCCGGCGGGGCTGTACCGCGCGCGGGCCGAGGTGCGCGGCGAGCGCCTCGACGGCGGCTGGATCGTGCAGCCCGACGGCAGCCAGGTCGGCCTCCTCAGCCGTGACGGGAAGCCCGCCGCCGCCCCCCGTCTCGACCCCGGCACCGGCGCCGTCCGGCTGCCCGGCGGCGGCCGGCTCACCGCCCGGCCCGTCGTGCCCTGAGCACCCCGCCGCACCCATCCGCGCCCGCCCCGGGAGGCCCCGTGAGCGTCGACCCCAACGCCCCCACCCAAGGAGCCGGGTTCCCCGCGGGCCCGCGCCGTGAGCATCCCGCCCGCTATCTGGTGCCCGCCGTGGTCGCGGCGGCCGTCGCCGTGGGCCTGGGGGCGTACGGAAAGGCCCACGACCCCGAGGGCACCGCGTTCAACCTCGCGGGCTTCAGCTCCACCAGCGCCGTGAAGTCCTGGCTCGCCACCACCGCGTTCGGCTTCGCGCTGATCCAGGTCGGCTCCGCCCTCATGGTCTACGGCAGGCTGCCCGGGCCGTCCTGGTCGGCGGCGCTGCACCGCTGGTCGGGCCGGATCGCGTTCCTGGTGGCGGTGCCCGTCGCGGTGCACTGCCTCTACGCGCTCGGCTACCAGACGTACTCGACGCGCGTGCTGTGGCACTCCTTCCTCGGCTGCTTCTTCTTCGGCGCGTTCAGCGCCAAGATGCTGCTGCTCCGCTCGGCCCGGCTGCCCGGCTGGCTCCTGCCGCTGGTGGGCGGCCTGGTCTTCGCGGTGCTCACCCTGGTGTGGGTGACGTCGGCGCTGTGGTTCTTCCGTACGGTCGGGGTGACGACGTGAGCGGCGGCGGGCCCGCGGCGGGCCCCACGCGGCGCACGGCCCTGCTGGCGGGCGCGGCCGCGGCCCTGACCGCCTGCGACAAGTACGGCGATGAGGGCGCGGAGCCGGACCCGCCGAAGTCCACGCCCGCGTCCTCCGGGCCCTCGGGCGGGAAGCCGTCCGAGGCGCCGCCCCTGGCCGAGAAGTCCGAGATCCCGGTCGGCGGCGGCAAGGTCTTCGAGAAGGAGAAGGTGGTGGTCACCCAGCCCGAGGAGGGGGACTTCAAGGCGTTCTCCGCGGTCTGCACGCACCAGGGCTGCACGGTCCGCGACGTGTCCGGCGGCACGATCAACTGCCCCTGCCACGGCAGCAAGTACCGGGTGGCGGACGCCTCGGTGGCGGACGGCCCGGCGCCGCGCCCGCTGGCCCCACGCTCCATCGAGGTCACGGGAAACGCGATCAGGCTCACCTGACCAACCGCGTACGCTCCAGAGATGGACAACCCCCAGGACCTGGTCCGCGACCACACGATCTACGCCTGTGTCATGGGGTCGCGCGCCTTCGGCCTGGCCACGGACGACAGCGACACCGACCGCAGGGGCGTCTTCCTCGCGCCGACCCCGCTGTACTGGCGCTTCGAGAAGCCGCCCACGCACGTGGAGGGACCGGCGGACGAGCAGTTCAGCTGGGAACTGGAGCGCTTCTGCGCCCTCGCGCTGCGCGCCAACCCGAACATCCTGGAGTGCCTGCACTCCCCCCTCGTCGAGCACCTCACGGACACCGGCCGCGAGCTGCTCGCGCTGCGCGGGGCGTTCCTGTCCCGCCGCGCGCACGAGACCTTCGCCGCGTACGCCCTCAGCCAGCGCAAGAAGCTCGACGCGGACGTCCGCACCTTTCCCCAAGCTCTCGGCTCCGCTCGAGCAGGGGAGACCCCATTCGCCCCGCGCTGGAAGCACGCCATGCACCTGCTGCGGCTGCTGACGAGCTGCCGCGACCTGCTGCGCACCGGCGAGCTGCGGATCGACGTGGGCGACCTGCGCGAGCCCCTGCTCGCGGTCAAGCGCGGCGAGGTGCCCTGGCCCGAGGTGGAGTCCCGGATGACCCGCCTCGCGGCGGAGTGCGACGCGGCGACCGCCCGCACCCCGCTTCCCCCGGAGCCGGACCACCGCCGCGTCGAGGACTTCCTGTACCGCGCCCGCCGGGCGTCAGCCGCCCAGGCGCACGCGGACGACGAGGTCGTGCAGGGCGTCGTGGGCGGTGTGCGCGCCCGGCAGGGCTGAGGCCGCCCGCGCGTCGTCCAGCACGGCGCGCAGCCGCTCGACGGCGACGGCCGCCCGCGCCAGGAGGCGGGGGCGGCCGTCGTCGTGTCCGGTGTGAGGACTACGTGTCCGGTGTACGGACTACGTGTCCGGTCTCCGGTGTGCGGTCTAGAGGTCGACTTCCTTCATCAGCATGCCGACCTCGGTGTTGGACAGGCGGCGCAGCCAGCCCGACTTCTGGTCGCCGAGCGTGATCGGGCCGAAGGCGACCCGCACCAGCTTGTCGACGGGGAACCCGGCCTCGGCGAGCATGCGGCGCACGATGTGCTTGCGGCCCTCGTGCAGGGTGACCTCGACCAGGTAGTTCTTGCCGGTCTGCTCGACGACGCGGAAGTGGTCCGCGCGCGCGTAGCCGTCCTCCAGCTGGATGCCGTCCTTGAGCTGCTTGCCCAGGTCTCGCGGGATCGGGCCGACGATGTGCGCGAGGTAGACCTTCTTCACGCCGTACTTGGGGTGGGTCAGGCGGTGGGCCAGTTCACCGTGGTTGGTGAGCAGGATGACGCCCTCGGTCTCGGTGTCGAGCCGCCCCACGTGGAACAGCCGCGTCTCGCGGTTGTTCGTGTAGTCGCCCAGGCACTGGCGCCCCTCGTTGTCCTCCATGGTGGAGACGACACCGGCGGGCTTGTTCAGCGCGAAGAACTGGTACGACTGCGTGGCCACGGTCAGGCCGTCGACCTTGATCTCGTCCTTCTCGGGCTCCACGCGCAGGCCCTGCTCCAGGACGATCTCGCCGTTGACCTCGACGCGGGCCTGCTCGATCAGCTCCTCGCAGGCGCGCCGGGAGCCGTAGCCCGCGCGGGCCAGGACCTTCTGCAGACGCTCGCCCTCCTGCTCGGCGCCCGGGAAGGTCTTGGGGAGCTTGACGTCCTTCTTGCCCGCGTACCGCTCGCGGTTGCGCTCCTCAGCGCGCGTCTCGTACTCGCGGGAGTACGAGGGCGCCGGGCGGCCGCGACCGGCGCCGCGCTGGTCCTGGGAGCGCTTGGGGCCGCCCTTGGCGCCGCCGCGCGCCGAGGCGCCGCGGCCCGACTTCGGGCCGTCCTGCGAGGCGGCCGGGCCCACGTCGTAGCGGCGCTCCTCGGGGCGGGGCTTGCTGGGGCGGCCGCTGCCCTGCCGGTCGTCGCGACCGCCACCGGCACCCCGGTGGTCGCCGCGGCCACCGCCACCGCTGCTGCTGCCGCGGCCACCGCCGGTGGGGCGCCCGCCGCTGCCGCCCCGGCCGCCACCGCCGGGGCGCCCGCCGCTGCTGCCGCGGCCGCCGCTGTTGCCACCACGGCTCCCGCCGTTGTTTCCGCTGCTGTTCCTGCCGCTGCTGCTTCGCATCAAAGTTCCGTCTTAGGTCGTCTGCGTCTTCTCGTCCGGGGCGTCGGGCGCGTCCGGATCGAACGACGGAAGTCCTTCCTGCGTCTCGGCCTCGATCGCCTCCGCCTCCGGGAGGAAGGGCGCGAGCTCCGGGAGCTCGTCCAGGCCGCGCAGGCCCATCCGCTCCAGGAAGTAGTTCGTCGTCCTGTACAGGATCGCACCTGTTTCGGGTTCCGCGCCCGCCTCCGCCACCAGACCCCGCTGGAGCAGGGTGCGCATGACCCCGTCGCAGTTCACTCCGCGCACCGCGGAGACCCGGGAGCGGCTGACCGGCTGGCGGTAGGCGACCACGGCGAGCGTCTCCAGGGCCGCCTGGGTGAGCCGGGCGTGCTGCCCGTCCAGGACGAAGCCCTCGACCGCGGGCGCGTACGCGGGGCGCGTGTAGTACCGCCAGCCGCCCGCCACCAGGCGCAGCTCGAAGCCCCGGCCCTGGGCGGTGTACTCGTCGGCGAGCTCGCGCAGCGCCTCCGCGACGGCCCGCCGGGGCCGCTGGAGGACCTTCGCCAGGTGTTCCTCGGTGGCGGGCTCGTCGACGACCATGAGGACGGCTTCCAGGGCGGGCCGCAGCGCCAGCTCGGCGACCTCGGACCGCAACTCCCCGACCGGGCTCTCCATGCTGCTCAACGCTTCTCCTCCTGCGGCTCGGGGGCCCGGTCGAACTCGTCGGTGACGGTCGGCTCGCCGTCGCCCTCGCCGCCCGTCCAGCGCACCACCAACTCGCCGAGCGCGTCCTCCTGCTCCAGGGCGACGGCCTTCTCCCGGTACAGCTCCAGGAGCGCCAGGAAGCGCGCCACGACGGTCAGGGTGTCGTCGGGCCCCAGCTCCTCGATCAGCCCCCGGAAACTCATCTCGCCGCGTTCCCTGAGCCGCGCCACGACCACGGCGGCCTGCTCCCGCACGGAGACCAGCGGCGCGTGGATGTGGTCGACGTACACCTGCGGCTCGGCCCGGGGCTGCATCGCCTTGACGGCGAGCCTGGCGAACCCCTCGGCGCCGATGCTGATGACGACCTCGGGCAGCAGCTCGGCGTGGTGCGGTTCGAGCCCGACGGTCCGCGGGTAGCGGCGCGCCTCGTCGTCGAGCCGCCCGCTGAAGATGTCCGCGATCTGCTTGTACGCGCGGTACTGGAGCAGCCGCGCGAACAGCAGGTCACGGGCTTCGAGCAGGGCCAGGTCGGCCTCGTCCTCGACCTCGGCGGCGGGCAGCAGCCGCGCGGCCTTCAGATCGAGCAGGGTGGCGGCGACCACCAGGAACTCGGTCGTCTGGTCCAGGTCCCAGTCCGGCCCCATGGCCCGGATGTGCGCCATGAACTCGTCGGTCACCTTGGAGAGCGCGACCTCGGTGACGTCCAGCTTGTGCTTGGCGATGAGCTGGAGGAGCAGGTCGAAGGGGCCCTCGAAGTTGGCGAGCCGGACCGTGAACCGCCCGTCGTCGGGCGCGGGGTCCGCCGGAGCCTCGGCGGGCCCGTCCTGCGCGGCCTCGGCGGGCCCGTCGTGCGGGCGCGGGGGCTCGCTCCCGGTCTCGGCAGGGGGCGGGCTCGGGACGGCCTCCGTGCCCGGCCCTCGGCCCAGGGCGCGCCGACGGGCGGGCGGCGGTGCGGACGTGCTGCTCGTCGAGGTGGTGGACATTACGCGGAAAGGTACCGCTACCGCCCGCGCAGCCGTCGTACGAGGATGCTCGCGTCCCCCCGCGATTCCAGGTCGGCGAGGACGACGGCGACGGCCTCGCGCACGATGCGCCCGCGGTCCACCGCGAGCCCGTGCTCCCCGCGCAGCACGAGCCGCGCGTGCTCCAGGTCCATCAGTTCCTCGGCGGAGACGTAGACCGTGATCTTCTCGTCGTGCCGCTCGCGCCCGCTGGGGCGCCGGTTGGCGGCCCGGCCGCGCTTGCGCGTCTGGGTGGCCGTCGAGGCCGCGTTCTTGCCCGTGCCGGAGCTGCCAGAACCTTCCTGCGCCGAGCGGCGGCCCTGCGCGTCGTCGCCGCGGCCCTGCTCCGCCTCGCCCGCGGGGTGCTCGGCGGACTCGCCGTCACCCTGCGCGGCGGCGGAGGCGTGCGACTCCTCGGCGGCGGCCTCGTCGCTCTCGCCCGCGGGCGCGGGCACCCTCGCCTCGCCGTTCGTCTGCCGCCGAGGCGTCGAGGCCTGCAGCGCCGTGCCCCCGGTCGTACGGAACAGCTCGTCGGCCCCGGGCAGACTCACTCGGCGTGACACCGGGCGAGCACCTCCCTGGCGAGCTGGCGATAGGCGGCCGCACCGACCGAGTTCGAGGCGTACGTCGTGATCGGCTCACCGGCGACCGTGGTCTCCGGGAAGCGCACCGTCCGGCCGATCACCGTGTGGTAGACGTGGTCGTCGAACGCCTCGACCACGCGCGCGAGGACCTCGCGGCTGTGCACCGTGCGCGAGTCGTACATCGTCGCGAGGATGCCGTCGAGCTCCAGGTCGGGGTTGAGCCGCTCCTGGACCTTCTCGATGGTCTCGGTGAGCAGCGCCACACCGCGCAGCGCGAAGAACTCGCACTCCAGCGGCACGATGACCTTGTGCGCCGCGGTGAGCGCGTTGACCGTGAGCAGGCCGAGCGAGGGCTGACAGTCGATCACGATGTAGTCGTAGTCGGCCATGAGCGGCTTCAGGGCGCGCTGCAGCGTGGACTCGCGCGCGACCTCGCTGACGAGCTGCACCTCGGCGGCGGACAGGTCGATGTTGCTCGGCAGCAGGTCCATGTTGGGGACCGCGGTCTTCAGGAGCACCTCGTCGGCGGACATGCCCCGCTCCATGAGCAGGTTGTAGACCGTGAGGTCGAGCTCCATCGGGTTCACGCCGAGGCCGACCGAGAGCGCGCCCTGCGGGTCGAAGTCGACGAGCAGGACCCGGCGTCCGTACTCCGCGAGCGCGGCACCCAGGTTGATGGTCGACGTGGTCTTGCCGACGCCGCCCTTCTGGTTGCACATCGCGATGATCTTCGCGGGGCCGTGGTCGGTCAGGGGTCCCGGGATCGGGAAGTACGGCAGCGGACGCCCGGTCGGGCCGATGCGCTCGCGGCGCTGGCGCGCGGCGTCGGGGGCGAGCGTGGCCGCGTACTCGGGGTCGGGCTCGTACTCCGCGTCGGGGTCGTAGAAGTGACCCTGGGGCAGTTCCTCGTAGTCGGCGAGGGGGGTAGGGGTGGTGTTGTCGCCACTCCGGTCGCCGGCCATGGCGTTCACGTGTTGGCCATCCATGCTCTGGGGTGCTGACGGTGTCGGACTCTGGCGGGCTTCGAAGGTGCGGACAGCGACGGAGCCGACAGCCTCGAGCCCGACGGGGCCCTGGCCCCGTCCAGACATTCCTGGTTGACCACCCCCGGGAGCAAATGTCGACTCATTCACAAGTCGTCTTACCTCCTTGGTGACCAGGAAATTTCTAGATAGGTCAGCGTGGCACCATGCCGACGGTTGGCGACTCTATGGCGTGTCACCGCTCCGCAGCAACACAATCCGCCGGACCCGGCCCGATGTGTCGGCAACGGAACACCCCGGTGTCAAGGGCGTATGCCGCTTCGTCGGCACGATTCCGGGGTGCGCGAAACGGTTAAAGGGTAAGTTTCACGGCGAGTTGACCGTGTTCGCGCCGAACCGGCGGCGGCCGGACCCCTCACAAGGTCCGGCCGCTGGCGTGAGATTGACGACTTTTGTTGACGTTCGCCGAGATCAGCCGAGCAGGGAGGCGAGCTCCAGGTGCTCGTAGCCGTGGGCCTCGGCGACCTCCTTGTAAACGACCTTGCCGTCATGCGTGTTGAGACCCAGGGCCAGCGCCGGGTCGCGGCGCAGGGCCTCGACCCAGCCGTTGTTGGCCAGGGACACGATGTACGGCATCGTCGCGTTGGTCAGCGCGTACGTGGAGGTGTTGGGCACCGCGCCGGGCATGTTGGCCACGCAGTAGAAGACCGAGCCGTGCACCGGGAAGGTCGGCTCGGCGTGCGTGGTCGCGCGCGAGTCCTCGAAGCAGCCGCCCTGGTCGATCGCGATGTCGACAAGAACACTTCCGGGCTTCATGCGCGAGACCAGCTCGTTGGTGACGAGCTTGGGGGCCTTGGCGCCCGGGATGAGGACGGCGCCGATGACGAGGTCGGCCTCCAGGCAGGCCTTCTCCAGCTCGAAGGCGTTGGAGACGACGGTCTGGATCTTCGTGCCGAAGATCTTGTCGGCTTCCTTGAGCTTGTTGATGTCACGGTCGAGCAGGGTGACGTGGAAGCCCATGCCGATGGCGATCTGCGCGGCGTTCCAGCCGGAGACGCCACCGCCGATGACGACGGCCTTGCCCGCCGCCACACCCGGGACGCCGCCGGGCAGCACGCCGCGGCCGCCGACCGCGCGCATCAGGTGGTAGGCGCCGACCTGCGGGGCGAGACGGCCCGCGACCTCGGACATCGGGGCGAGCAGCGGCAGGGCGCGGCTGGGCAGCTCCACCGTCTCGTACGCGATGGCCGTGGTGCCCGACTCCAGGAGCGCGTCCGTGCACTCCTTGGAGGCGGCCAGGTGCAGGTAGGTGAAGAGCGTCTGGTCCTTGCGGAGGCGGTGGTACTCCTCCGCGATCGGCTCCTTGACCTTCAGGAGCAGGTCGGCCGAGGCCCAGACCTCGTCGGCGGTCTCGAGGATCTCGGCGCCCGCGGCGACGTACTCGTCGTCCGTGATCGACGAGCCGACACCGGCGTTGCGCTCGATGACGACCTGGTGGCCATGGCGCACCAGCTCGTGCACGCCGGCGGGGGTGATGGCCACCCGGAACTCGTTGTTCTTGACCTCGCGGGGGATGCCGACCTTCACGTCGATCACGGTCCTTGGCTCAGGGGGATTTAGGGCAAAGCGGTACATACCGGTACGCACATGAGCGCATCGGAAGACACCACGTAGACACGCGGCGGAGCCATTCTAATGAAGGAGTTCTCGCTGTCTAGCCTTTCAAAGCATCAATCTCGACCGGATGCACTACGGATTTCGTAGGCGGAGGCCGGGGCTCCATCCACCGGGGCAGGGCTCCCGACCTCGGCGGACTCACCGCTCAGCTCACTTCCAAGGATGCGCTCGGCGGCCGCGCGGTGCAGCCGGGCCGCGGCCGGGTCGCCGAGCCGGTCCAGGGTGTCCGCGAGCCGCAGCTGCAGCGCCGCGAGGAGCCGGGTGTCCGCCGCCTGCCGGGCCAGGTCGATCGCCTCCCGGCAGGTGCGCAGGCAGTCCTCGGGCCGCCCCGCGTACTCCTGGACCCGCGCCAGCTCGCCGAGGGCCCGCGCCCGGGCCGGGAGGTCCCCCGTCCTGCGGTGGCCCGCGACGGCCGAGCGCCAGTTGCGCAGGGCCTCGCCGTAGCGGCCCGCGTAGGTGTGGGCGGTGGCGATGCGGCCGTGCAGCCGGGCGGCGTCGGCCCGCTCGTCCCGGGCCTGGCGCTCGGCGAGGGCCCTGCCGTACCAGTCGGCGGCCCGGGGGTAGTCCCCCAGCTCCTGGTAGGCGCCGCCGACGGATTCCATCGCACGCCCGGTCGCGTACGGGTCGCCCGCGGCCCGGGCGCAGTCGAGGGCGGCGCGGTAGCGGGCCAGCGCCTCGTGCGTACGGCCGGTGCGCGCGTCCAGGTCCGCGAGGTTGAGGAGCGCGGCCGCCTGCTCGCGCGGCAGGTCGCGGCGCTCGGCCACGTCGAGGACGAGCTGGTGGATGCCGTACAGGTCGGGGGCGGCGGCCTCGGTGCCCCAGTGCGCGGCGAGCGCCCGGGTCAGGGCCGACATCAGCCGCCGGGCGAGCGTGTCGAGCTCGCCGTCCGCGACCGCGAGCCGGGCCGCGGCGAGCAGCGCGGGCCTGCGGATGCGCAGCCAGTCGGCGGCCGCGCGCGGGTTCGGGAAGCGCAGGGCGCGGGGCAGTCCGGCCAGCTTCTTGCGCGCGGCCGAGTCGCCGGGCTCGGTGATCGCACGGCAGGACTGGAGCAGCCGCACGGTCCGCTCCAGCATCCGGGCGCGCGCCAACTGCACCTCCCCGGGCCGGTCCTGCGCCTCCATCAGTTCCCGGAGCAGCGGCACCAGACAGCCCGGCACGTCGTACTGCGGCAGCGGCGAGTCCACGGTGCGCAGCAGGCCGAGCGCGACGAAGTCGTCGAGCGCGGCGCGCGCCGCGTTCACCGAACAGCCCGCGAGCGCGGACGCGGTGTGCGGGTCGACGTACCCGGCGGGGGCGAGGCACAGCAGACGCAGTATCCGCGCGGCGGGGCCGGGGAGTCCGGCGTAGGCCTGCCGGAAGACGCGGGCGAGGCCCGAGTCGGCCGCGCCGTCCTCGGGGAGCTCGCGCAGCTGTTTGGCGAGGTCGGCGACGGCCGCCTTGGGCCGGGCGGCGAGCCA harbors:
- a CDS encoding ParA family protein translates to MSGRGQGPVGLEAVGSVAVRTFEARQSPTPSAPQSMDGQHVNAMAGDRSGDNTTPTPLADYEELPQGHFYDPDAEYEPDPEYAATLAPDAARQRRERIGPTGRPLPYFPIPGPLTDHGPAKIIAMCNQKGGVGKTTSTINLGAALAEYGRRVLLVDFDPQGALSVGLGVNPMELDLTVYNLLMERGMSADEVLLKTAVPNMDLLPSNIDLSAAEVQLVSEVARESTLQRALKPLMADYDYIVIDCQPSLGLLTVNALTAAHKVIVPLECEFFALRGVALLTETIEKVQERLNPDLELDGILATMYDSRTVHSREVLARVVEAFDDHVYHTVIGRTVRFPETTVAGEPITTYASNSVGAAAYRQLAREVLARCHAE
- a CDS encoding tetratricopeptide repeat protein, producing the protein MKELRADIDRAGLDTLSGRKAPRARVLLIAGRPGSGRTALAEELARQLADAYPDGILRARLRDPDGTPVPTERTARELLDALAVPAPAGAGEDDLTATLRAALADRRALLLLDDVAETAAPAPAEGAAESGADDADAVDAAGAAQVDPLLPDTPDCLVVAVSGGPLTGIPDVRPCTLGGLDTKAALDLLTRSAGSVRITVDPRSAESLVEACGGHPAALVIAGGWLAARPKAAVADLAKQLRELPEDGAADSGLARVFRQAYAGLPGPAARILRLLCLAPAGYVDPHTASALAGCSVNAARAALDDFVALGLLRTVDSPLPQYDVPGCLVPLLRELMEAQDRPGEVQLARARMLERTVRLLQSCRAITEPGDSAARKKLAGLPRALRFPNPRAAADWLRIRRPALLAAARLAVADGELDTLARRLMSALTRALAAHWGTEAAAPDLYGIHQLVLDVAERRDLPREQAAALLNLADLDARTGRTHEALARYRAALDCARAAGDPYATGRAMESVGGAYQELGDYPRAADWYGRALAERQARDERADAARLHGRIATAHTYAGRYGEALRNWRSAVAGHRRTGDLPARARALGELARVQEYAGRPEDCLRTCREAIDLARQAADTRLLAALQLRLADTLDRLGDPAAARLHRAAAERILGSELSGESAEVGSPAPVDGAPASAYEIRSASGRD
- the ald gene encoding alanine dehydrogenase → MIDVKVGIPREVKNNEFRVAITPAGVHELVRHGHQVVIERNAGVGSSITDDEYVAAGAEILETADEVWASADLLLKVKEPIAEEYHRLRKDQTLFTYLHLAASKECTDALLESGTTAIAYETVELPSRALPLLAPMSEVAGRLAPQVGAYHLMRAVGGRGVLPGGVPGVAAGKAVVIGGGVSGWNAAQIAIGMGFHVTLLDRDINKLKEADKIFGTKIQTVVSNAFELEKACLEADLVIGAVLIPGAKAPKLVTNELVSRMKPGSVLVDIAIDQGGCFEDSRATTHAEPTFPVHGSVFYCVANMPGAVPNTSTYALTNATMPYIVSLANNGWVEALRRDPALALGLNTHDGKVVYKEVAEAHGYEHLELASLLG